Genomic DNA from Rhodothermales bacterium:
CCAAGGCGGTTGAGGCAGTCCTCAAGTCCCAGATGCCCCGACTGGCCGAGCGCATCAACTCGCCGGAATACTTCACCCAGGAGGCAGTATGCGCACTGACGGGGTGGTCACGTCGCCAACTACACTACCGCCGGAAGAAGGGATTCATCCCCTACTGCAAACGCGGACGCACTGTGCTCTTTAGAGCCGAGCAGGTGTACGCTTGGATCGAGGAGGGTTACGTACCTGCCGGGAGGTCGCTGTCATGAGCGGTTCCCATCCTCTAATAACAAGCCCCCGTCGTGCAGATAATCTGTCGCTCAGCCCACGACGGTGCAAAGTCGGGACGGACTGGCTGCGCATATCGCTCTGTCAATACGAGATCGACGCAGACCACCCCTTCCGGATTATCCCGGCCGAACACACCACCCCGGCCGCCCTGTTCCAATCGGGGGACACCGTCTATTGGGGCGTTTGTGCCGCACTTCGGCAGCCGGGGTTCTCCGCGAGGATTTTCCGGCCCGCCGGGGCCCCAGCTTCCCTTTTTCAGATTCGAATAGAGGCCGCGTGTCAACTCGACGGCATAAACTTCCCCCTCGCTGATGAGTCGGAACTCCTGCGCGCACTCGCCAACTTGGAGGGAGACTTAGCTGATCTAGGGATTTACACGGACCTGGGCCGCGCGAAGATGAGCCAGCTGGAAGTCGGTCAGGACATGGAGATATCCGGACCGCCTGAGGCCTACCTCGAAGTGATCGCCGACCGACGTGCACCATTCCGGGCCCGCCGCTATTCCCAGGGAAACTGGAGATGCTGGTCGAATCGAGAACGTTCGCTAGCCGTGTATGACAAGTCGCAGGAGATGCGTCGGAGGGGGCGGGATCCGGGGCAGTCGATTCTCCGGTTCGAGACTCGATTGAAAACCCCACGGTCGGTTCACATCCGAGCTGGATTGAAGACCGTATCGGAACTCCGCCAAAAGGGAATTTCCGAGGCGCGCGATCACCACCTCCGACTGGTGGGGAGGTTACTCAAATGAGAAT
This window encodes:
- a CDS encoding helix-turn-helix domain-containing protein, which encodes MSNSNMVAVMQNQFAILSTEDLSLLVSKAVEAVLKSQMPRLAERINSPEYFTQEAVCALTGWSRRQLHYRRKKGFIPYCKRGRTVLFRAEQVYAWIEEGYVPAGRSLS